GCAGAAGCAGCAGCAGTGAAAGCAGCGTTGGTCCCGTGGTGCGAAGTGTTCGAAAAATTCAATCAGTAagtcattcaaattttttttacttactggTCATTCATAAAATACATCCCCCCCCCTCCCCCGCACATGATACgtaactgtttatttatttaattcccttagagtaaaatttactcagaATCAAAGTGAATgagaagttaaataaaatccagagcACTTCGAAATCACTCCTCTGAAAAGACACTCCCTATTTATTCCATATCCGGAGTGATTTGTTTTTGACTCCGGAACTCCAATTGATGGagtgaatttgaattgaaataaaatccgaattcactcccgatttttttaaaaaccgagagaaaaatttgCAAAATGAATTGATGAGCCTTGAAGGTCACGTTTCCTTACCCCCCTCTCCCCCATAAATGTGAACGTATTTTATGAACGGCTGGTTATGCAATTTCTAgtctgtaataaatatatgactaaATAACTTGAAATTCCATAAATAGGGAACAAGTGACACCACACGACCAAGAGCTGTGGTCTCCCGAAGCAGCAGCAGTGTTTCCACTACACCTTTGCTACAAAACCGAACTCCGAGCTCAAAGACTTTGACATCTACTCCCAGCAGGAGTAAATTGGTCCAGCCGCGTAACCACAGTTTCATGAGACCGACCGCAGCTAGTGTCAATAAAGGGTCAATATCAAACTTACCTAGAAGCATTAAAAGTCTGGTTAAATGATCAATCGACTAACTcgagtataaataattaaattttaaacttacgtattatctataaataaaatcggACTGATTAAAATGCTTTAGATGTAATGCGATCGCGGTCTCACGTTTATCAAGGAAACTAGTATTATAagatctttaaaaaatttattaactccTACTAACCGtcggtatatatataaatatatataaagtataagtaaaactaaaaaaatcaaagtagtCTTGTAAGAACGTTCTATAGATAAATAtagatgataaatatatatgataaaaaattacagcaCGATTTAAAATGTCACGGTTCTGGTTATTACagtcgataaattttaaaaaactcaacgATTACCAAAGTTTGACGAAACCAATAAAAACCTACTGATTTAAATGCCTGCTTAGTCTTTTTCTATACGAGCGAGATAGTAATTATCtgttattgaaataattaaaattatcttagATAATTTTACTTGAGTTTTATCTTACGCAgagtaattattgttttataaaaataataaatataaacaatataataataatattaattttataaagatcCAAGTGCCATGTGACTTGTGACGGAGCTGGGTTATTTTTTACGCAAACAATTTctccaataaatttattaatttataatcgtAATTGCCGGTCACTTAATTATCTCCGAGGCATTcacttaatttataaaatttataaataattatatactggtattttaattatttacccagataattgtttttaattatcattattattgattaataaattaaagaggattaatcaaaattgttatagtattttataatttataataaatattgaagataataaataaaattatgagactttattatttttattttaaatcaagtgttttttatttttaaaacacttTACATTACATTtgtaacatatatatgtttattgggggtgtgcgaataatttgaacttatacgaattatttgtatcgaatcgaatcgaactattcgattgggataattcaaattttttgaaagttttcaaagtatttgtaaattctcgaattattaaaaagtatacgaatgattacaaaattttatttttaacgacttgacattgtaattttttttccaataatggAAATTTGAATCAAAGGTAAATAGATCGCAGATACGaatttacgaaaaattatttttacagtttcttTAAAAGTTAAGGGGGACGCAGGgttgagatacaaaaaaaagaggatatttttgtgatttttttttttagagtaccCTCTGtattaaaattctcaaaatttgtgacatcGTTAAACATCATTCCAAGAATGTcctgctaaattttcataaaaaaatattgaaaaataagccagtggtagtggggagagacgagtcaccgGAAAAAAGTCTCTATGCCGTAGGCAgcataactcatgactgctcatctgaaataaaaaaactaaagagatttctttagtacataagtttatcttggatttgaacgaaggatttttttttcaataactacttattttttaattaaacaaaaagaaGAATTTTTGGCAAAAATCAGAGTTTTTCGATTGTGcctttaccaaaaattcaaaaatgaatattttgtttattccttcgttcaaatccaagataaacttatgtattacagaaatctttttggttttttcagttcagatgaggcagtcatgagttatcctgcctaccgcatgaagacttttttttaaggtgactcgtctctccccactaccactggcttatttttcaatattttttaatgaaaatttagcagaatattcttggaatgataattgataatgtcacaaattttgagaattttaattcttttttttgtgtctcaGACCCCTTTCCCcccttaattaaaaattgaataattgaaaTCTGATTCGAAtcgagaaatttttaaaattacaaataattttaaaacttttgaataattcgaaaactttcaaattattcgattcgaacgCGATTCGCACACctctaatacatatatatatatatatataatcctTTATGTTGTACAAATATTGATGTATGTAcataaattttcgtatttacaaaaatttactttaatattatcTATGAGTACATATATTTTAGCAGATAAGGTACTAGTACATATTTACTTTAAACgtaaatacatattttgaaGATCATTGTTTAGTGTACATGTTTTTGgacatgtaattttttatactgacAATGAAACAATTATTATCTATTAAATACCTTCTACGAGTCGGTGATGCACGAGCGCatgactaattaattaattaatttatcagtttactaatcgataaatcgatcggttagttaataaattaatttttttgatgagaCAAAATGGATTTACATTTACAAAAAGGATTGATTTCAGTCTTTAACCACTTGagcaacaataataacattaTTACATTATTAGGCAATTTGTGAATaaattctttatatatttatgactcgccaatatatatatatgtatgtatcttATTTATCTAACTATTGTGCATTATTCGTTTTATGTGATTTTGGTCTGCGCAGAGAAATAATTAGAGGAATTTCTGTTACTGTTTATGAGAAGCAGCTTCTCAATATATGAGAACAAGATATGtttgttatatatttgttatataaaTTCCCATTGTGTTGTAGGaacttatcattattttatgaaattgtttttttattcatatgggaatcatttatatataatttatatgctagtgacatgtagagaattttttataaaaaaaatattgaaagttTGGATCTgcccaattttttaattcagtaaGAGCCGATTTCTACTTTCGAAttcgttttataaaaaaaaataaattgtagttgtaagtaaattttactatcaaaaaaatttgttcgaataaattatttcttttttttagtgcaggaaaaaaaattcctatacgaaaaaaatatatatccaggcaaatctggaatatgtcgcatatatgcaatatatatataaatatgtctcatatatgcagatttgcccggatatatatttttttcgtatgagtTTCCTcatgaaaattcgaattttgctaaatttaaaaattgaagccGCTAGTTAGTAAGCGGgaatttttcaccaaatcctttacaaaatttactgCGCAATTACATGTATATTAAGTACCATAATTACTTAGCAcatggtaaaaatttaaatgcaatctagatttttttactgtacaatttcgagtaatttttgttttaaacattttcaaaaaatttccagtCTAAGGTAAGAatcacaaaatttatttttacggtCGTAAAAGGGTCCGCTCTGGGAAAatgtacaaaattttgaaaataatttgaacttttCTCAGTTTCCATGGAAGTGGATCCCATAATTTTTTCTCTGCGCATTAAATGCGATAAAGATTTAAAATGTCAATAAATCTCTAGCTTATGGAGTGTCTATACATgcaatgatttaatttatttaaatgatttattggCGAGTGTGAAAATGTAAATACAACAACAATGGAGttgattaacaataaatagtTATCTAAATGAAATAATGCGAGTaccttttgaaaatttctataaaaaaatgtacataGCTAACGATAATGTCcagataaaaagaaaagtaatgaaatgagttattaataactaaaaatatcggTGCAGTCTGTCAGTAATTACAGGTCATTTTGGCGGTCTTTGAAGTGCAGGGAAACGGGTCCCTTGGGAGCGAGAATGTACTCGAATTGCAGTTGCAACTCATCTTTAGCGACTATTTCGTATTCGCGTACGACTTTAGCGACGATAAGCTGCAGCGCTTTCTCGACGAATCGCTTCCCCGGGCAAATTCTACGTCCGAATCCAAAAGGAGCCACCAGAAGCGGACTATGGGGTGCAGTCGGCTTGAGCCATCTCTCGGGCACCCACTCCTTGGCATTCTTGAAGTTGGAGTCCTCCAAACCTGCTATCCACGTGTGCAAAAGGACAACAGACtggacaaaaaataattaatgttaaggtctactttaaatatttatttacaacaaaatatatcCTGGTAACTTACACCCGCGTCTACTTTGTAGCCAGACAGGTTAATTGGTTCGTCTAAAATTCTTGCGACACAAGGTGTCGTGGGGATTACCCGAAAGGCTTCAGTGATACATGCACGTAAATATTTAGCAGTGCTGAGATCTTCAGCCGCGATATTGCAGCCCGCTGGAGCCAGGTTTATAACTTCTTCGTAAAGCTCCTGCTGGACCTTTGAGTTGCTTCCAATTAAGTGGAAAATAAATACTAGAGTATTGCCTAgctggaatttttaatttttccattaatgtCTGTGCTGATGATTATCATAattgatcaattaattaattaaaaaaataatttgagtaCCGTGTGAATTCCAGCGGCTATGAAATCTATTATAGCGGCTCTTTTgtctttgatatttaaatttttatcttttaaaatagACTGAAAAACAGCTTCCACTGGCTCGTCTCGGGCATTTTCATTCTGCTCCCGTATTGTTGTGTCCAGTAGTTCAGATAttatactaaaataattacactaTAATTAATAGTCTATCGTTAAATGAAAGGAGAGTTAAAGTAATGGTATCTATTCCAAGAAAAtgaacctgtaaatttcatcCTCGCTTTCTATTAATTGTCTGTAAGCGGTAGTGGGTAATATTTTCCAAAGCGGCAATCCGTAAAATGCATCGCGAGAAGCAGTAAAATGGATTCTCACGGCTTTGGCCAATCTCGAGGTCAGAGAACAAGAATTGGGCTTTAAAAATCCTAAATGCCTTCCGAGAATTAACGTACACgtacctaaaaaaaataaaagctgcAGTTCTGGATGCTCTGGCCAGTAAATGCATCTAAAgccaatgaataaaaataataaaataattttatttactttcaagaCCAACTTTGTAAGCGATATCTTCGAAGGAGCTGATAGTGCTTCCGGTCCTAAGATGCTTTATAAGTTGAATAAGTTCGTCGGAGACTTGATTGAGGGCAGGAAAAAATCCGAGGACTGTGCTGGCTCCCATGAGCTCTGGCGTAAGAGCTTCGCGCAATTTGTGCCATGTCTCTCCTTGCctgtagtaataaaaaaatgcgttCGAGACATTAAAGTGGGTACTATTATCCCTTAAATTACCTTGTAGGTTGTTTGCGAGTAATAAAGGACATAATAAACGTGACTTACTCGTTGACAAGGCCGAGATTGGTATAACGATCTTGGCGGGACCGTCGGTAAGATGATATGACCTCCTGAGGTGGACGCAGAGGAAATCGCGAGCTCCGTCGCATCACCATCTCAATGTCATTCCGTGAAAATACTGATATAACTGGATGATTCCAGAGCGCTTCCTCCTTGCACACTGGACCGTACCTTCGATTCAGGTCTGCTCTTAAATCAGGGATTAGTCACCGGTTGATCCATCAGTCAGTTAGCAGACtcacttttatttacttttatttcattacttatttttaaattactactCAATTTTTCAGACTCGGACCgtcttttaacttttttttttatgttaaaaataaatatctaatttaataaaaatttccaatgtCAATTCAAGTGAGTGTCGGGTATTGAaacatgaataatttatatcaaggTCTCAAATGATTGaacgtaataaaaattacggagGGTCAGTAACTGGGACTATTGAGAGTTATGTTCCGGAAATTaattcttatttaattttaactgatTCCATAACTGTAATTtatagtttaataattaaatgattgtCTATAAAGTAGATTATCTCTTTGACAAGCAGCAcatggtaataaaaaaatgcaagtgcagtttaaatattcagcgttattttttaaaagtaaaatttttttttttaaacaaaaccTACCTTTGTATGCATCGTGGACTTTGTCTATCTGATAGCCGCCGAACCACCAAAAAATCCACCTGGTCCCGAGAACCGGGACTGAAAGCGGCCCGGGAATCTTccctaaaattataaacagtaaaattaacaatttagtGACCGCGGATAAAATAAACTTGGGTGTAaattgatatgaaaaaataaaaaaacaatgacaataataagaatttagttaaaatttatatatattattcagCTGACGTTTTAAATTGAAAGACGACGACGTGGTTACCGTTACATGTTTATAAAACTGGCTTCATCAGCtaatattttctgatataatGATTATCGCGTCGCTCAGATTCGCTCATTATCATCAATCTCATTTATCGCCTAAGCtcattttgtatatttatatatataatatgctGCTGATACTCTCTCATTCTCTCTTTCTATTGCTAAACCAGTTTTCTTCAACATGTGGACTTTGATATTCtcattctcattttttttacctttttttatcGATAGTACCgcattatcaaaaaattaaatagttatactttcgtttatatattttttataaaaattacttttattatttccggcgtaaatttattttaaatctgatttaaatttagtttcaattttttttatcaaacggacgtcatgataaaataatcaattttttaaaattttattaccgtaattactaaatttattttttcaattaaagaaaaaaattaattttttttatcaaaatttataaaacttaaaacgttaaaaaaaattaattgatgaagtttttacgtaataaaaatttttaaagagtttaattatcaatttaattggcCGGGAAAAAACAAGatcgttaatttaaaaactagacaaataaagtaattaaaaaaataattaaaaaaattaaattgtaaaattcttaatatttataaatttaaaaaaatgaataaacttACGATAATGATGATTTTTACCTTTAGAAAATACCCAATAGAGCAGGTAGCTCATGGCAAACTCCCAAATTGCCGCCAGAACACCAGTAATTATTTCAAGTAATACCATCATGTTGATTTTTCTGTGATTTACTGatgagaataaataaaaaaattaaaaattatccccATTAGTAGACTTATCAGTCTCGACTTAAGATTAATTAACttgcataaattttaattgaccgataaaattaatttccgcAGTAGTAAAGTGCTGATTACTGTCGGCCTAGtctttataaacaatttatctctgtttatttatatattactcACAAGCACTTGAGTCCTTTGTAAATTAACGGATCGGTGCTCGGCCTAATCATTATAATCACTGATATCTTTAACTCgaacttaaatttatatcgaTTTTAACTCTATCTTATCCTCCCTCTATCGAATGCTTAAACGTATCTCCATAAACATGTGTTTACacacatacaaatatatttatattacaatATCCTTTGTATCGAACCACACGTGAtgattagaaattaaaaataaatcagttcGTTACAGCAAAAATAACTAGATCACGCAATATTATACCCATATTATCAgtgtaattaattcaattttttcttcatatatttatatacatatatattttaaaaaattatcatagaTAACGCACGTtgtgttttatttggattGCGAAAGTTATAAAGTCGGGGTTAATGTATGCGTATAAATGTTGCAAAATTTCATTGTCatccaaaataaatattcataagtacggaattatatatatatgttatattataatatacacttgatatatatttaataatttacaatagAATACATTATATATGGGTTATCAAACGAGGCTAATTGCGTTATTGGTGAATGACCGATAATCATAATTTCTAAATACACGCGtacaactattttttaatatataatacacatatatataaatatatttatatatgcatgtatgtatatacgtattaataaattaataacttatcAAATATCTAAAGACGTCATAAATAAAAGCCTTgataatgtaaaataatatttaataaaaaatatatgtaattactGGATTtccaaattatatttttctcaacatTGACCTcgagaatttaaatatttaaataattaaaatttttttaaaaataattaacaactgGGCATCGTTATCACACTCGATACTCGATActcattatatttatcaacatcaacaaaacttaataaagtatttaacaataataataattgtatataaatataaattttttcttgctcgagttataaatacaataaataattatttttaaatagtactGATAACTgacgattaattattaacaataaaaaatttaccgtgTTAATAgataagataaaataataaaataaaataaaataaataaatattaataaataaagactatttgtttatatacgaattttaaaaaaaatatatcgagTAAAGCGtgtgtttaaataattggagTAATCACTCGAGCGGCTGTTACTGACAGACTGAAGAGTTTCGAGATCCGAGACAGCGTGGGCCCGAATTGTAATGATCAAGAGATTATCACAACATCTTTGCCCGTGGGTCAGGCCGGAAACCGAAATGACAATTATGACAATTGCTCTAGTACTCACATGAGAAGGTCAAGCGCAGTAAACCGTGTGTCCAAGATATCGTATCTCCCAGTGGAGAGTAGTGGCAATTAGactttaaagtaaaataaaaaaaataaataaatggttaaattaattaattgattgattgacTGATTGGTTTAGGAAATTACTACACT
The DNA window shown above is from Microplitis mediator isolate UGA2020A chromosome 1, iyMicMedi2.1, whole genome shotgun sequence and carries:
- the LOC130665526 gene encoding ecdysone 20-monooxygenase; its protein translation is MCVVSNCHYSPLGDTISWTHGLLRLTFSLNHRKINMMVLLEIITGVLAAIWEFAMSYLLYWVFSKGKIPGPLSVPVLGTRWIFWWFGGYQIDKVHDAYKDLNRRYGPVCKEEALWNHPVISVFSRNDIEMVMRRSSRFPLRPPQEVISSYRRSRQDRYTNLGLVNEQGETWHKLREALTPELMGASTVLGFFPALNQVSDELIQLIKHLRTGSTISSFEDIAYKVGLESTCTLILGRHLGFLKPNSCSLTSRLAKAVRIHFTASRDAFYGLPLWKILPTTAYRQLIESEDEIYSIISELLDTTIREQNENARDEPVEAVFQSILKDKNLNIKDKRAAIIDFIAAGIHTLGNTLVFIFHLIGSNSKVQQELYEEVINLAPAGCNIAAEDLSTAKYLRACITEAFRVIPTTPCVARILDEPINLSGYKVDAGSVVLLHTWIAGLEDSNFKNAKEWVPERWLKPTAPHSPLLVAPFGFGRRICPGKRFVEKALQLIVAKVVREYEIVAKDELQLQFEYILAPKGPVSLHFKDRQNDL